The following are encoded in a window of Mycobacteroides chelonae CCUG 47445 genomic DNA:
- a CDS encoding RND family transporter, whose product MSESDGKGQSHRPIMATIIRKGAVFIILGWLAITVLLTVKVPPLEIVEREHSVSLSPPDAPSVKAMTQMGKVFQESNSESVAVIVLEGENPLGDDAHKYYDAVVRQLKDDPKHVQHIQDFWGDPLTAGAAQSADGKAAYVQLNLTGRFGQADANESVEAVQKIVKDTPGLPPGVKTYVTGPAAVVSDMSESGNRTVILITLVSVGVIFLMLLLLYRSFITVIILLFTVGIELQVARGLVAFLGMHGIVGLTTFVVNLLVSVGIAAGTDYGIFFTGRYQEARQAGEDRQTAYYTAYRGVAKVVLASGLTIAGAIACLHFTRLPYFKPLGIPGAVGILVAVAVALTLVPACIAAGSRFGLFDPKRQVTTRRWRRLGTAIVRWPGPILAGTVAISLIGLLTLPGYNPSYTDAKYIPKDIPAVQGLVAASRHFPESKMSTPDILLVEANHDMRNSADLLVLNRLAKAVFAVPGIANVQSITRPEGTQIEHSSVPFMLSMSNASQRLSLPFQRARMDDMLKQADDMGTTIALMQRMFDLMKQMVATTHRMVSTTHDLQKDMSTLRDHIENFEDFWRPIRNYFYWEKHCFDIPICWSIRSIFDALDGVDQVTDKMQTLVGDLDELDRLMPQLLEQFPIMIDTMKSTRESMLTMHSTMSGIFAQMDESTENSTAMGKAFDASKNDDSFYLPPDVLNNKDFKRVMKIFMSPDGKSTRMLISQRGDPATPEGIARVDPIKTAAEEALKGTPLEHAKISLAGTAAGVSELVDGSKYDLLIAGVAALCLIFIIMLLMTRSLVAALVIVGTVALSLGASFGLSVLVWQHICGIQINWVVLAMSVIVLLAVGSDYNLLLVSRMKEELGAGLNTGIIRAMGGTGKVVTAAGLVFAATMGSMIVSDLLTLGQVGTTIGLGLLFDTLIVRAFMTPAIAALLGRWFWWPLQVSPRPVGAVHGWKGPRLVRSVLQRN is encoded by the coding sequence ATGAGCGAGAGCGACGGCAAAGGTCAATCACACCGACCGATAATGGCGACCATTATCCGCAAGGGTGCGGTATTCATTATCCTGGGCTGGCTCGCGATCACTGTCCTGCTGACCGTCAAGGTGCCGCCGCTGGAGATCGTCGAAAGGGAGCATTCGGTCTCCCTCAGCCCGCCGGACGCACCCTCCGTCAAAGCAATGACGCAGATGGGGAAGGTTTTCCAGGAATCTAATTCCGAGAGCGTCGCGGTGATCGTGCTCGAGGGAGAGAACCCTCTCGGCGACGATGCGCACAAGTATTACGACGCCGTCGTCCGTCAATTGAAGGACGATCCGAAACATGTTCAGCATATCCAGGACTTCTGGGGTGACCCGCTAACCGCCGGCGCGGCCCAGAGTGCCGATGGCAAAGCCGCCTACGTGCAATTGAATCTCACCGGGCGTTTTGGCCAGGCTGATGCGAACGAATCAGTGGAAGCCGTTCAGAAGATCGTCAAAGACACTCCGGGGCTGCCGCCGGGGGTCAAGACCTATGTCACGGGTCCCGCCGCCGTCGTCTCCGATATGTCGGAGAGCGGAAACCGGACGGTCATCCTCATCACCTTGGTGAGTGTTGGCGTGATTTTCCTGATGCTGCTCCTGCTCTACCGGTCATTCATCACGGTCATCATCTTGCTGTTCACCGTCGGCATCGAGCTGCAGGTTGCGCGAGGACTGGTCGCGTTCCTCGGTATGCACGGGATCGTGGGTCTTACCACCTTCGTGGTCAACCTGCTGGTGTCTGTGGGCATCGCCGCAGGTACGGACTATGGAATCTTCTTCACCGGGCGTTATCAGGAGGCGCGTCAGGCGGGCGAGGATCGCCAGACCGCCTACTACACCGCCTACCGCGGAGTGGCCAAGGTTGTGCTGGCATCCGGCCTGACCATCGCCGGTGCGATCGCGTGTCTGCATTTCACCCGGCTGCCGTACTTCAAGCCGCTGGGTATCCCGGGCGCGGTCGGAATCCTGGTCGCGGTGGCGGTTGCGCTCACCCTGGTTCCGGCGTGCATCGCCGCGGGTAGCCGCTTCGGGCTGTTCGATCCCAAGCGGCAGGTGACCACGCGCCGCTGGCGGCGGCTGGGTACCGCGATCGTGCGTTGGCCCGGACCGATCCTCGCCGGGACGGTGGCGATCTCACTCATCGGTCTTTTGACACTGCCGGGATACAACCCCAGCTACACCGACGCGAAGTACATACCCAAGGACATCCCCGCGGTCCAGGGACTCGTTGCCGCCTCACGGCACTTCCCGGAATCGAAGATGTCTACGCCCGACATTCTGTTGGTCGAGGCCAATCACGACATGCGTAACTCGGCTGATCTGCTGGTGCTGAACAGGTTGGCCAAGGCCGTCTTCGCGGTCCCCGGCATCGCCAACGTGCAGTCCATCACGCGCCCCGAGGGAACCCAGATCGAGCACTCCTCAGTGCCGTTCATGCTCAGCATGTCGAATGCGAGCCAGCGGTTGAGCCTGCCGTTCCAGCGTGCGCGCATGGACGACATGCTCAAGCAGGCCGATGACATGGGAACGACGATCGCGCTCATGCAGCGCATGTTCGACCTGATGAAACAGATGGTGGCGACGACTCACCGGATGGTCAGCACCACGCATGATCTTCAGAAAGATATGTCGACGCTGCGCGACCACATCGAGAACTTCGAAGACTTCTGGCGACCGATCCGTAACTACTTCTATTGGGAGAAGCACTGCTTCGACATTCCCATCTGCTGGTCGATCAGGTCGATCTTCGATGCGCTCGACGGCGTCGATCAGGTGACCGACAAGATGCAGACTCTGGTGGGCGACCTCGACGAGCTGGACAGGCTGATGCCGCAGCTGCTCGAGCAGTTCCCCATCATGATCGACACCATGAAGAGCACCCGCGAATCGATGCTGACGATGCACAGCACGATGTCCGGCATCTTCGCCCAGATGGATGAATCCACCGAGAACTCGACGGCCATGGGCAAGGCGTTCGACGCCTCAAAGAACGATGACTCCTTCTATCTGCCGCCGGATGTGCTGAACAACAAGGACTTCAAGCGGGTCATGAAGATCTTCATGTCGCCCGATGGCAAGTCGACGCGCATGCTCATCTCTCAGCGTGGAGATCCCGCGACACCCGAAGGCATTGCGCGGGTGGATCCGATCAAGACCGCCGCGGAGGAAGCACTCAAGGGAACTCCGCTGGAACACGCGAAGATCTCTCTGGCGGGTACGGCGGCGGGTGTCAGTGAGCTGGTCGACGGATCAAAATACGACCTCTTGATCGCAGGGGTCGCTGCCCTGTGCCTCATTTTCATCATCATGTTGTTGATGACGCGAAGCTTGGTGGCCGCGCTGGTGATCGTCGGGACCGTGGCGTTGTCGCTGGGTGCGTCATTCGGTTTGTCTGTGCTTGTCTGGCAACACATTTGCGGCATCCAGATCAACTGGGTGGTGTTGGCCATGTCGGTCATCGTGCTGCTGGCGGTGGGCTCTGACTACAACCTGCTGCTCGTCTCGCGCATGAAAGAGGAGTTGGGCGCCGGCCTCAATACGGGCATCATCCGGGCGATGGGCGGTACCGGCAAGGTGGTGACCGCTGCCGGGCTGGTCTTCGCCGCGACGATGGGCTCCATGATCGTCAGCGACCTGCTCACCCTGGGGCAGGTGGGCACCACGATCGGTTTGGGTCTGTTGTTCGACACCTTGATCGTGCGAGCGTTCATGACCCCG
- a CDS encoding MmpS family transport accessory protein, with protein MRLWIPLLVLAVIGAGGFTVSRLHGVFGSENRPSYADTNVSDAKSFDPKKMSYEVFGSPGNVADISYFDVNGDPLFIQKIPLPWSVKFEIGKTTAVGSIMAQGDGRSIGCRIIVDDEVKSEKVTNQTNAFTSCLLKAA; from the coding sequence ATGCGTCTGTGGATTCCGCTACTGGTGCTCGCGGTAATTGGCGCCGGCGGTTTTACGGTGTCGCGGCTTCACGGTGTATTCGGTTCCGAGAACCGTCCGTCATATGCCGATACGAATGTCAGTGACGCCAAATCGTTTGATCCCAAGAAGATGTCGTATGAGGTTTTCGGATCGCCGGGGAATGTGGCCGATATCAGCTATTTCGATGTCAATGGCGATCCGCTGTTCATTCAGAAAATCCCATTGCCATGGTCGGTGAAATTTGAGATCGGTAAGACGACAGCGGTGGGAAGCATCATGGCGCAGGGGGATGGTCGCAGTATCGGGTGCCGCATCATCGTGGACGATGAGGTTAAGTCCGAGAAGGTGACAAATCAGACCAATGCCTTTACCTCATGCCTGCTGAAGGCCGCATGA
- the ramB gene encoding acetate metabolism transcriptional regulator RamB, translated as MSKTYVGGRLRQLRSERGFSQAALAQMLEISPSYLNQIEHDVRPLTVAVLLRITEVFGVDATFFSSQDDSRLIAELREVVQDKDLDIDVDPAEIADVVAGHPALARAMVNLHRRYRITTTQLAAATEDRYTDGSGSGSITMPHEEVRDYFYQRHNYLHELDTAAEDLTVRMRMHRADLAREIADRITEVHGVQIARRIDLGDSVLHKYDPVSKTLEISNHLSGGQQVFKLAAELAYLEYGDLIDTMVDDGKFTSEESRKLARLGLANYFAAATVLPYRQFHGVAEDFQYDIERLSAFYSVSYETICHRLSTLQRPSMRGVPFSFVRVDRAGNMSKRQSATGFHFSSSGGTCPLWNVYETFGNPGKILVQVAQMPDGRNYLWVARTVERRASRYGQPGKTFAIGLGCELRHAHRLVYSQGLDLSSEGATTPIGVGCRVCERDNCPQRAFPALGRALDLDEHRSTVSPYLVQQEGARQ; from the coding sequence GTGTCCAAGACGTACGTTGGAGGGCGCCTTCGTCAACTCCGCAGCGAACGCGGGTTCAGCCAAGCTGCACTTGCCCAGATGCTGGAGATCTCCCCGAGCTACCTCAACCAGATCGAGCATGACGTCCGCCCCCTGACCGTCGCGGTGCTCCTGCGTATCACCGAAGTGTTCGGCGTCGACGCGACGTTCTTCTCCTCCCAGGACGACAGCCGCCTCATCGCCGAGCTGCGCGAGGTGGTGCAGGACAAGGACCTGGACATCGACGTCGATCCCGCCGAGATCGCCGACGTAGTCGCCGGACACCCCGCCTTGGCACGCGCCATGGTCAATCTGCATCGGCGCTACCGGATTACCACCACACAGTTGGCCGCGGCCACCGAGGACCGGTACACCGACGGCAGCGGCAGCGGTTCGATCACCATGCCGCACGAGGAGGTGCGCGACTACTTCTATCAGCGGCACAACTATCTCCACGAGCTCGACACCGCGGCCGAGGACCTGACGGTTCGGATGCGCATGCACCGAGCGGACCTAGCCAGAGAGATCGCCGACCGCATCACCGAGGTGCATGGCGTGCAGATCGCCCGGCGCATCGATCTCGGCGACAGCGTCCTGCACAAGTACGACCCGGTGTCCAAGACGCTGGAGATCAGCAACCACCTCTCCGGGGGTCAGCAGGTTTTCAAACTGGCCGCCGAGCTGGCGTACCTGGAGTACGGCGATCTCATCGACACCATGGTCGACGACGGCAAGTTCACCTCCGAGGAATCGCGCAAACTGGCACGGCTGGGGCTGGCCAACTACTTCGCCGCCGCCACGGTGCTGCCCTACCGACAGTTCCACGGGGTGGCCGAGGACTTCCAGTACGACATCGAGCGGCTGTCGGCGTTCTACTCGGTGAGCTACGAGACCATCTGCCACCGGCTGTCGACCCTGCAGCGTCCGTCGATGCGCGGGGTCCCGTTCTCATTCGTCCGGGTTGATCGTGCCGGAAACATGTCGAAACGTCAGTCAGCCACCGGATTTCACTTCTCCTCCAGCGGCGGTACCTGTCCGCTGTGGAACGTATACGAGACCTTCGGCAACCCGGGCAAGATCCTGGTGCAGGTGGCGCAGATGCCCGACGGGCGCAACTACCTCTGGGTGGCACGCACCGTCGAACGGCGTGCGTCACGGTATGGACAGCCGGGTAAGACATTCGCGATCGGGCTCGGATGCGAGTTACGGCACGCGCATCGGCTGGTCTATTCGCAGGGCCTGGATCTGTCCTCCGAGGGCGCGACGACACCCATCGGCGTGGGTTGTCGGGTCTGCGAACGTGACAACTGCCCCCAGCGCGCCTTCCCCGCACTCGGGCGGGCTCTGGACCTCGACGAGCATCGCAGTACGGTGTCGCCATACCTTGTCCAGCAAGAAGGAGCCCGACAATGA
- a CDS encoding carboxymuconolactone decarboxylase family protein, which translates to MSDGRIPPGGLRELGPINWVIAKGMARAISAPQMHLATTLGQTGTRFWPWLAYSGAILRGTKLSTRDTEVVILRVAHVRECAYELQHHTRIAKSAGIDPAYQERIFAGAEAEGLSDKERALITGVDEILTTRTLSDEAWEGLSKYLDRRQLIGFCLLVTQYDGLAATMSSLRIPLDL; encoded by the coding sequence ATGAGCGATGGTCGCATCCCACCAGGTGGTCTACGCGAACTCGGACCGATCAACTGGGTGATTGCCAAGGGGATGGCACGCGCGATCAGCGCACCGCAGATGCACCTGGCGACCACACTCGGACAGACGGGCACCCGGTTCTGGCCGTGGCTGGCGTATTCCGGCGCCATCCTGCGCGGCACCAAGCTGTCCACCCGTGACACCGAGGTGGTGATCCTGCGCGTGGCGCACGTGCGCGAATGCGCGTACGAGCTGCAGCACCACACGCGCATCGCCAAGTCCGCCGGGATCGATCCCGCATATCAAGAGCGCATCTTCGCGGGGGCCGAGGCCGAGGGACTCTCCGACAAGGAGCGCGCCCTCATCACCGGCGTCGACGAAATACTCACCACCAGAACACTTTCCGATGAAGCATGGGAAGGGCTCTCCAAGTACCTGGATCGCCGCCAGCTCATCGGCTTTTGCCTACTCGTCACGCAGTACGACGGCCTGGCCGCGACCATGTCGTCGTTGCGCATCCCGCTGGACCTCTAG
- a CDS encoding aldo/keto reductase: protein MKYTQLGELSVSRIGLGAMSMSSGYQPLAAESGPDATRSIQAIHRALDLGVSLIDTAEIYGPYTNEELVGKAIADRRDEVVLATKFGLISHATGATFQPDSSPANIAVAVEGSLRRLGIDHIDLYYQHRVDPTVPIEEVVGAVAELVAQGKIRHIGLSEASAATIRRAHAVHPIAAVQSEYSLWTRDVESAVLPTLRELGIGLVPYSPLGRGFLTGSIQSADQLAEGDFRKNLPRFSQQNLERNRAIVGAVEAVAAETGETAAQIALAWLLSRGEGIVPIPGTTKAARVEENTAAVDVVLSDAQLSQLETVAPAEGERYHEDLMALLDD, encoded by the coding sequence ATGAAGTACACGCAGCTCGGTGAGCTATCGGTGTCAAGGATCGGCCTGGGCGCCATGTCGATGTCGTCGGGGTATCAACCTTTGGCCGCGGAAAGTGGTCCGGATGCCACTCGGTCCATCCAGGCCATCCATCGCGCGCTCGATCTGGGCGTCAGCCTGATCGACACCGCCGAAATCTACGGCCCTTACACCAACGAGGAACTGGTGGGTAAGGCCATCGCAGACCGTCGCGACGAGGTAGTGCTGGCGACGAAGTTCGGACTGATTTCGCATGCCACCGGTGCGACGTTCCAGCCCGACAGCTCGCCTGCGAATATCGCTGTCGCGGTGGAAGGATCGTTGCGTCGACTGGGAATCGATCACATCGACCTCTATTACCAACATCGAGTCGATCCCACGGTGCCGATCGAAGAGGTGGTCGGCGCGGTGGCCGAATTGGTGGCGCAGGGCAAGATTCGCCACATAGGGTTGTCGGAAGCTTCGGCGGCCACCATCCGCCGCGCGCATGCGGTACATCCGATCGCGGCGGTCCAGTCGGAATACTCGTTGTGGACGCGGGATGTGGAGTCCGCGGTGCTGCCGACTCTGCGGGAGTTGGGAATCGGTCTGGTGCCCTACTCGCCATTGGGCCGTGGATTCCTGACGGGATCAATACAATCCGCGGATCAGTTGGCAGAGGGCGATTTCCGAAAGAACCTGCCGAGATTCAGCCAGCAGAACCTCGAACGAAACCGCGCGATCGTCGGCGCCGTCGAAGCCGTCGCGGCCGAGACGGGGGAGACGGCGGCTCAGATCGCGCTGGCCTGGCTGTTGTCTCGCGGCGAGGGCATTGTGCCGATCCCCGGGACCACGAAGGCCGCACGCGTCGAAGAGAACACGGCAGCCGTGGATGTGGTCCTCTCCGATGCGCAGTTATCGCAGTTGGAGACGGTCGCGCCCGCGGAGGGCGAGCGCTACCACGAGGATCTGATGGCCTTGCTCGATGACTAG
- a CDS encoding MerR family transcriptional regulator: MTTSEPQNEGFPISYVAERTGLSIDALRWFEREGLFPRVARDAGGRRRFRNDDIERVELMLRLRRTGMPVRDMRRFIELLSGGAETHAERLELLFAQRVRILATMERLTEDLAVVDFKVAHYTESVNDASAQPAGGKKN; this comes from the coding sequence GTGACCACAAGTGAGCCGCAGAACGAGGGGTTCCCCATCTCGTACGTCGCCGAACGAACCGGCCTGTCGATCGATGCGCTGCGCTGGTTCGAACGGGAGGGGCTGTTTCCCCGGGTAGCCAGGGACGCCGGGGGCCGCCGTCGCTTCCGCAACGATGACATCGAACGTGTCGAGCTGATGCTGCGGCTGCGCCGCACGGGTATGCCGGTGCGGGATATGCGGCGGTTCATCGAGTTGTTGTCGGGCGGCGCGGAGACACACGCCGAGCGTCTGGAACTGCTGTTCGCGCAGCGTGTCCGAATCCTGGCCACGATGGAGCGGCTCACCGAGGACCTCGCGGTCGTCGATTTCAAGGTTGCGCACTACACGGAGTCGGTCAATGACGCCTCGGCTCAACCCGCCGGAGGAAAGAAGAACTGA
- a CDS encoding APC family permease: MSASAHQLTVNGRSLQNAESHGLERDAVGSWGVFAQGLAAAAPSVAVATVPFSLFVAAGKGAAWAAVIGLVAVILIATTISFQAKRTVSSGSLGTYAGNGLGPGAAYAAGFSLLIGYITFATTGTLGGVLYFEYFLDAIGIRSEATLFKLTLVAVVVAVAVYLPYRGVSISAKYELVFEIIATALILIIIVASYVSYGWRIDTEQWSLSNLGNSTTFIAAVTAVGAYAGFESVASLGAESRDAHRTIARSLLRVVLIIGVLYILATYPQILQFRNIDGDSAILPQVATNSGVAWSIYPISLAVTIAFIVFVTAVINSAARGLFTLAHEGALPATLARVHPVYKTPVAGIFLIGIIAAAFSITATLSSVGRLVFDVYGNYVANWGFLTSYLLVVVATPIWLYRIRALTPARLAVSIAATLAIGYVIFSNFYPVPAFPFNILPLIFGAILLAGLLRYWFLRARRPEVAARIGSIQTLSDSEKERLTELGILEVLHEEPAVEPKTADSGVLVK, translated from the coding sequence ATGTCCGCTTCCGCCCATCAGCTCACCGTCAACGGCAGATCCCTTCAGAACGCCGAATCTCACGGCCTCGAGCGCGACGCCGTCGGGTCCTGGGGCGTCTTCGCACAGGGATTGGCAGCGGCAGCCCCCAGTGTCGCGGTCGCAACGGTACCGTTTTCCCTGTTCGTAGCGGCCGGCAAGGGTGCCGCCTGGGCCGCGGTGATCGGCCTGGTGGCGGTGATTCTGATCGCCACCACCATCAGCTTTCAAGCCAAACGGACCGTGTCCTCGGGGTCGCTCGGCACGTATGCCGGCAATGGATTGGGCCCCGGTGCCGCGTATGCCGCCGGATTCAGCCTGCTCATCGGATACATCACCTTCGCGACCACCGGCACTCTCGGCGGCGTGCTGTACTTCGAATACTTCCTTGACGCAATCGGAATCCGCTCGGAGGCAACACTCTTCAAACTCACGCTGGTCGCCGTCGTCGTCGCGGTCGCCGTCTATCTGCCCTACCGCGGTGTCTCCATCTCCGCGAAATATGAGCTCGTCTTCGAAATCATCGCCACCGCACTGATCTTGATCATCATTGTGGCCTCGTATGTCAGCTACGGCTGGCGCATCGACACCGAGCAGTGGTCGCTGTCCAACTTGGGTAATAGCACCACCTTCATCGCGGCGGTCACCGCGGTCGGTGCGTACGCGGGATTCGAGAGCGTCGCGTCCCTCGGCGCCGAATCACGCGACGCGCACCGCACCATTGCCCGCTCCCTGCTGCGCGTGGTGCTGATCATCGGCGTCCTCTACATCCTGGCCACATACCCGCAGATCCTGCAATTCCGGAACATCGACGGCGACAGCGCGATACTCCCCCAGGTCGCTACGAATTCCGGTGTGGCATGGTCGATCTACCCGATTAGCCTGGCGGTGACCATCGCGTTCATCGTGTTCGTCACCGCCGTCATCAACTCAGCGGCGCGCGGGCTGTTCACCCTGGCCCACGAGGGAGCGCTTCCAGCGACACTCGCCAGGGTCCACCCGGTCTACAAGACCCCCGTCGCCGGCATCTTCCTCATCGGCATCATCGCGGCAGCCTTCTCCATCACCGCCACCCTCAGCTCGGTAGGCCGCTTGGTGTTCGACGTGTACGGAAACTACGTGGCCAACTGGGGCTTTCTCACCAGCTATCTGCTGGTGGTGGTGGCCACCCCGATCTGGCTGTACCGCATCAGAGCACTCACGCCCGCGCGGCTGGCGGTGTCGATAGCGGCCACCCTGGCCATCGGGTATGTGATCTTCAGCAATTTCTACCCGGTCCCCGCTTTTCCGTTCAACATCCTGCCGCTCATCTTCGGCGCCATACTGCTGGCCGGGCTGCTGCGCTACTGGTTCTTGCGAGCCCGGCGACCCGAAGTCGCAGCCCGGATCGGTTCCATCCAAACACTTTCCGATTCCGAGAAGGAACGGCTGACCGAGCTCGGCATCCTCGAAGTGCTGCATGAGGAACCGGCCGTCGAACCCAAAACCGCCGATTCAGGAGTTCTCGTCAAATGA
- a CDS encoding acyl-CoA dehydrogenase family protein, protein MTTVASSPTRAYLGVGDTEFAAWTRVARRVAEELAATALERDRANQNPIAEIGLLREHGLLSFATAHEFGGAGGSLTQALQLSRIIAAADGSIGQLLVYHYSNGVWTHILGSAAQREHIARGVGEHGWFQGSVSNPRDPGITVTPTAQGYLVNGKRTFATGVAVADLITVLFYEQEPINAIIPRDREGLRFNDDWDNLGQRLTASGSVEFDNVLLRHDEVLTGLEEYGDRRELRDGLRALFSQLIFVHLYLGIAEGALSAGVTYIRDKGRPWPEAHSTEVTEDPYHQQLLGRLSAGVAAGIALADAVTREFEQTLASGHELSADRWGALAIRVDQAKSIATEVALDVTHNIFQATGARSTANSVGLDIYWRNARTHTTHDPLPYRQREIGRYLLTGEWPSPRSLNGLGGLAETTQGKRS, encoded by the coding sequence ATGACCACCGTCGCCTCCTCGCCCACCCGCGCCTACCTGGGAGTTGGCGACACTGAATTCGCCGCGTGGACGCGGGTCGCCCGACGCGTCGCCGAGGAACTGGCAGCTACCGCGCTGGAAAGAGATCGTGCCAACCAGAACCCCATCGCCGAGATCGGACTGTTGCGCGAGCACGGGCTACTGTCCTTCGCCACGGCCCACGAATTCGGTGGTGCCGGAGGAAGTCTGACGCAGGCGCTGCAACTCAGCCGGATCATCGCGGCAGCCGACGGGTCCATCGGCCAGCTGCTGGTCTACCACTACTCCAACGGCGTGTGGACCCATATCCTCGGGTCTGCGGCCCAACGTGAACACATCGCGCGCGGAGTCGGCGAGCACGGCTGGTTCCAGGGCAGTGTCAGCAATCCACGAGATCCGGGCATCACGGTAACCCCGACAGCGCAGGGATACCTGGTCAACGGCAAGCGCACCTTTGCGACCGGGGTCGCGGTGGCCGACCTGATCACCGTGCTGTTCTACGAACAGGAGCCGATCAACGCGATCATCCCCCGCGACCGGGAAGGCCTGCGGTTCAACGACGATTGGGACAACCTCGGGCAGCGGCTCACCGCAAGCGGCAGCGTCGAATTCGACAATGTGCTGCTACGCCACGACGAGGTGCTCACCGGTCTCGAGGAGTACGGTGACCGCCGCGAGCTCCGCGACGGACTGCGGGCATTGTTCAGCCAGTTGATCTTCGTCCACCTCTATCTCGGGATCGCCGAGGGCGCACTCTCCGCCGGCGTCACCTACATCAGGGACAAGGGCCGTCCATGGCCCGAAGCGCATTCCACGGAGGTCACCGAGGACCCGTACCACCAGCAGCTGCTGGGGCGTCTGTCCGCAGGGGTGGCCGCCGGGATCGCCCTGGCCGATGCGGTGACACGAGAGTTCGAACAGACCCTGGCGTCCGGACACGAACTGTCAGCGGACCGGTGGGGTGCGCTGGCGATTCGCGTCGACCAGGCCAAGTCCATCGCCACCGAGGTAGCCTTGGATGTGACGCACAACATCTTCCAGGCCACAGGGGCCCGCTCGACGGCGAATTCCGTTGGACTGGATATCTATTGGCGCAACGCCCGCACGCACACCACTCACGATCCGCTGCCCTACCGGCAACGCGAGATCGGCCGATATCTGTTGACCGGTGAGTGGCCGTCACCGCGCAGCCTCAACGGGCTGGGAGGCCTCGCCGAGACGACACAGGGCAAGCGATCGTGA
- a CDS encoding GNAT family N-acetyltransferase codes for MTDIRFLQTSEERERAFTVFWRAMVGLPPLGDLAIDGLLEPGRYLGAFDGTELVGGADSYTSWLTVPGGSRVPHAAVTHIGVLPTHTRRGILTTLVSRQLTDIAGRGAVVASLRASEAVIYRRFGYGVATSSATYRIQRRRARPHSPIDSGPITLLDAAASPEVLAAIYDRAAWTGAVARPPQWWRLHELIDASAPGKPYVVTHPDGYVRYRPHDTAEWFASNARTISVDDLVVHSDDAYRALVGHLLDLDLVDVIELGPRPVDDPLPHLVTDPRSVTLTGVRDETWLRLVDVEAALAARTYADKAPVVIEVHDDLLPHNSARFAVGADKVRRTQHTPDVSLDIAVLGSVYLGGNSWTQLARAGLVSAQSTGAITSADALFSTGAKPFAGTNF; via the coding sequence GTGACGGATATCCGCTTCCTCCAGACCTCCGAGGAGCGTGAGCGTGCCTTCACGGTGTTCTGGCGGGCCATGGTTGGGCTGCCACCCCTGGGTGATCTCGCGATCGACGGATTGCTAGAACCCGGGCGGTATTTGGGAGCGTTCGACGGCACCGAGCTTGTCGGCGGGGCCGATTCCTACACCAGCTGGCTGACTGTCCCCGGCGGTTCGCGGGTTCCACACGCGGCCGTCACACATATCGGCGTACTACCCACCCACACCCGGCGCGGAATCCTCACTACGTTGGTCTCGCGACAGCTCACCGATATCGCGGGACGAGGCGCGGTAGTCGCCAGCCTGCGCGCCTCCGAAGCGGTGATATACCGACGCTTCGGCTACGGGGTGGCGACCAGCAGCGCAACCTATCGCATTCAGCGGCGACGGGCCCGGCCACACAGCCCCATCGATTCCGGTCCGATCACGCTGCTCGACGCGGCAGCGTCACCTGAGGTGCTCGCCGCGATCTACGATCGTGCGGCATGGACCGGGGCCGTGGCACGCCCACCGCAATGGTGGCGACTACACGAGCTGATCGATGCGTCGGCCCCGGGCAAGCCATACGTGGTCACTCATCCGGACGGCTACGTGAGATACCGCCCGCATGACACCGCCGAGTGGTTCGCCAGTAATGCACGCACCATATCCGTCGACGATCTTGTCGTGCATAGCGATGACGCCTACCGCGCGCTGGTCGGTCACCTGTTGGATCTGGACCTTGTCGATGTCATCGAGCTCGGCCCGCGCCCCGTCGATGACCCGCTCCCCCACCTGGTGACCGATCCCCGCTCGGTGACGCTCACCGGCGTCCGCGACGAGACCTGGCTACGGCTTGTCGATGTCGAGGCGGCATTGGCAGCGCGCACCTATGCGGACAAGGCACCGGTGGTGATCGAGGTACACGACGACCTGTTGCCACACAACTCGGCGCGGTTCGCGGTGGGGGCGGACAAGGTTCGGCGTACCCAACACACCCCCGATGTGTCACTCGATATCGCTGTCCTCGGTTCGGTGTATCTCGGTGGAAATTCGTGGACGCAACTGGCTCGCGCCGGACTGGTGTCCGCGCAGTCAACGGGGGCGATCACCTCGGCTGATGCCCTGTTCTCTACCGGTGCAAAGCCTTTCGCCGGCACCAACTTCTAG